acatttacatttacgtcatttagcagacgctcttatccagagcgacttacaaattggtgcgttcaccttatgacatccagtggaacagccactttacaatagtgcatctaaatcttttaagggggggtgagaattattactttatcctatcctaggtattccttaaagaggtggggtttcaggtgtctccggaaggtggtgattgactccgctgtcctggcgtcgtgagggagtttgttccaccattggggggccagagcagcgaacagttttgactgggctgagcgggaactgtacttcctcagtggtagggaggcgagcaggccagaggtggatgaacgcagtgcccttgtttgggtgtagggcctgatcagagcctggaggtactgaggtgccgttcccctcacagctccgtaggcaagcaccatggtcttgtagcggatgcgagcttcaactggaagccagtggagggagcggaggagcggggtgacgtgagagaacttgggaaggttgaacaccagatcgggctgcggcgttctggatgagttgtagggtttaatggcacaggcagggagcccagccaacagcgaaggcagtaatccagacgggagatgacaagtgcctggatttagacctgcgccgcttcctgtgtgaggcagggtcgtactctgcggatgttgtagagcatgaacctacaggaacggccaccgccttgatgttagttgagaacgacagggtgttgtccaggatcacgccaaggttctgcctgggaggaggacacaatggagttgtcaaccgtgatgggagatcatggaacgggcagtccttccccgggaggaagagcagctccgtcttgccgaggttcagcttgaggtggtgatccgtcatccacacggatatgtctgccagacatgcagatgcgattcgccacctggtcatcagaagggggaaaggagaagattaattgtgtgtcgtctgcatagcaatgataggagagcccatgtgaggttatgacagagccaagtgacttggtgtatagcgagaataggagagggcctagaacagagccctggggacgccagtggtgagacgcgtggtgaggagacagattctcgccacgccacctggtaggagcgacctgtcaggtagggcgcaatccaagcgtgggccgcgccgggagatgcccaactcggagaggaggatctgatggttcacagtatcgaaggcagccgataggtctagaaggatgagagcagaggagagagagttagctttagcagtgcggagcgcctccgtgatacagagaagagcagtctcagttgaatgactagtcttgaaacctgactgatttggatcaagaaggtcattctgagagagatagcgggagagctggccaaggacggcacgtacaagagttttggagagaaaagaaagaagggatactggtctgtagttgttgacatcggagggatcgagtgtaggtttttcagaaggggtgcaactctcgctctcttgaagacggaagggacgtagccagcggtcagggatgagttgatgagcgaggtgaggtaagggagaaggtctccggaaatggtctggagaagagaggagggatagggtcaagcgggcaggttgttgggcggccggccgtcacaagacgcgagatttcatctggagagagagggagaaagaggtcagagcacagggtagggcagtgtgagcagaaccagcggtgtcgtttgacttagcaagcgaggatcggatgtcgtcgaccttcttttcaaaatggttgacgaagtcatctgcagagagggaggagggggaggggaggaggattcaggagggaggagaaggtggcaaagagcttcctagggttagaggcagatgcttggaatttagagtggtagaaagtggctttagcagcagagacagaagaggaaaatgtagaaaggagggagtgaaaggatgccaggtccgcagggaggcgagttttcctccatttccgctcggctgcccggagccctgttctgtgagctcgcaatgagtcgtcgagccacggagcgggaggggaggaccgagccggcatGGATAAATTaagattgtttcctgtgtcaatAACACTAAACCATATTAACCATCAATAACAACACTAAACCAAATTAGCCATACTTTACCCCATTTTACCACAATTGGCTTCTTCAAAGTTCTATGGTCGACATAACATTCATAAGTTTCCTTATCTGCCTCTGGGATCTGCACACTCATCCTGATCTGGTAGGTGTCATCATCATTGGGTAGGACTCCTGTAGACTGCACTCCATCACGTTCGGTCAATGGAACACCATTCTTCTTAATTTGCATAATCACATCTTTGGGATAGAAACCTGTGGCCATGCAGGTCAGTCGGACATGTCCTGCAGTTTTGGCCTTTTTAGCAAATACATAGACCCTTGGAGAGGCTAAAGAGGGAATAAACGGAGAACATTAATATTATTTCTGATCTCACATGTACAAATGGTCGTTTTTGTTAACCATTTGTTAGGCTATACTATTTAAGTACTCACAATCAGCCCTACTGAATTCTTTGTCCTCATATTTCATGAATTTGGAAAGCCAGTCCACACACTCCTTCTCCAGGTAGCCCTTGGTGTACTGGTTGAGGATCTGGACCCCGTCCCACTTCCTCTTAGTCGGCTGAGCTTGAACAACTGCGGCCACCCACTGCATATTGGCATCATCAAAGGCCAGGAAGTCGTCACCATCGTAGCTGTACTGGTCTGTGCCCTTTATGAATTTCAATGTGCCGTCACTCTGTTGGTCAATCTCACAGCCATGTTTCCACTGAAGGATATGCACATCTGAgatgaaaaacaaatgaaaaagACGGTCAATGATGACAATATACATGAGTAACTAATGACCTACAATTTTAAAAGATTAACGGTGAACGTAGGACAAATTGCAGGTGATCCCTCACCAGTGTTGTTGTGCATCTGCAGCCTATCAAGATATCGACATTAACTTTGAACCACTGCTCCTTGCTCTCGCGTGACTGAGTGCCTTTATCCCAGTAGTCTGCTGGCAGCTTCTCCCTCATCCAGGCCTGTTTGGGAATCTTCTTCTTTGCCACACTGTCATAGTAATCAATCTGTTTGTCATTCATCAGACCCATGGCAGTGAACTCATGGATTCCAGGCAATTCTAGTGGCTTTGAGAGTGAAGTGTAGATGTAATTCAGGGAGTAGATGTCTGTAGGGAAAACATTTTTAACATTGAGATAATTTGTCTGAATCTGCCTTCTCTCCATGTTACTCATACTATGCTGTAAAACATGAATAGGAAATGACTGCATGTTAAATATTTATCTATATCATAGATCTGTAACGGCCAACAAAATAATGTATTCAATTAATAGTGTCAGAGTGGCCTTGCATGATGTTGTCTAAATGGTAGGTGGCTTCTCAATAACAATAAGCCAAACTCTGGCCATTAGTGAGAAGTGGGACACATTCTGCAACTTAGAAATCAACCTATTTCATATTAATATATTGAAGAGATACTTTGCGATTTTGGGACATGAGgcactttatctacttccccaaatTCAGGTGAGCAAATGTTTATGGCTCTGTGTCCAGAATGAAGGAAGTTAGCATTGGCttgtgaaactacctctaacGTTAGTGCAACTGCTAaatagcgttagcgcaatgactaaCAATCTTTGGGTacagctagttagcattggctctcaAAAGTAccactaacttccttcatactggacgcaTATACCtaaaaaaatggtatccacaagttcatctgactctggggaagtagataaagggcttcattgacaAAATCTTAAAAGAGCCCTTTAACACAACACCACCCGAACTCAAGTAGTTCGGACCTCTTGGTGTAATGATtaaggtgttggcttgacagCTGCTAGATCCAGCTTTGAGTCCCGGTCGGGGCTATCCCCCGGATTCTCTACCATATCAAGAAAATAAATCATATGCATTTCCTTTTTCCTTTGTTCGTGTATTGTTCTTTAGTTTTTGTATAATCGTATTATAAAATTGTATGACCGTCCTTGTCTATCTGTGAGTGTTTAAGTGTTTTGTTAGTTGTCAagatatgttgttgtttttgcacCCCAGGATGAGTAACGTTAGCTGCTGCTAAACAAATAAACGTGTGTACAATTGCAGTAGTCATTATCAGTATATAGACTACTTTATAATTGCAAACACATGACAAACATAAAATCTTCTTGGCACATGTTTTACtttgtgatttaaaaaaaggAGATAATGCTATGCCTTGTTGGTCTaagcaaagttttttttttttaaagctcaataatgtatataatgtttcATTACaaatgtgtgttgttattgcacCGTTCATGGCCTGTAAGTGCGCAATAGCTTTCCAGTAACCGATACAATGGATGGAGAAACGTAAAGGTCGACTACAAATGCTAAAATGCAATTACAACAAGTAGACTATTGTGCTAATAGACCACAGCAGTATATATGGTAAGCGATTTTAAAAGTAATATTGTTTTATTATTCTTTTGCCACGCCTGGCTGTAAACGTTTACTTTCACTTTTGATATCGAGTACACAACTTACCGCTTTGGCTCCGGCAAATACATTCTAGtgaaaaatataaaacaaaaaaCATCAAATTAGGTCTATACATCTTGCTAATTAAACTACAACCGTTTTCTTAAGCTATATCCCCGTTTTAAAAGTATATGTCGATGGAAAACCCCTTCACAAATATCTGTTGCCTTCCTTCTTCTGTGTTTTTTTTTGGCTGACTACAACCCAAAGGGGTGTTTTGCCGCCGCCAACTGGACCGGTTGAAACCAAAACAAGGTCAAAAGAAAACCCATACGTGATAGGGAAACTAACCCAATCCACCCAAATAAAAATGCTACATTGACAAAACAAAACTCACATTACTTCCTTCTTTCAATTCTCCATATCTCCTTCTCAGGCTCAGGACCACAGAGAAGGTGCCTGACTTATATATTAATATTCCATGTAACTTCCAGAATCTTTCAATCTTTCAACCCCAGGAACTGTTCTGCCTCCACAATGATTTTTGTCTTCCTGGACCTTTTCTCCACTTTGGCAGAGCCATTTATCATCATATCTATAAACATCCACCTTCCTAACTTTTAAATACCTTGGTCCTGCTGGTGAAAGGAAACCCTGCAGCCTGCAGTGAAGGCCTATGCACAACCATATTACTCTTCAGTCGTTCATTCAAACCCTCAACCCTTTTAACAGCTGCTGCATATGAAATGCCCTGACATGATCAGATACAGAAAAGCCAACTGacgtttactcctgaggtgctttGACTTGtggcaccctctacaaccactgattattatttgaccctgctggtcatctatgaacatttgaacatccaataccatgttctgttataatctctccggcacagccagaagaggactggccaccctcatagcctggttcctctctaggtttcttcctaggttctggtctttctacacagtacatttatcTGAGTACATTTTACTCAAATTGAATACAATTATACTCTACAAAAGATAACATTTGGTTCCAGTCTAAATAGAGTAAAAATGACTTGTTGCAGAGTTCAATTTTCAGAGTTATTTCTACTCTCTTCAGTGTTTATATTTAACTCTACAAACTGTAATTTACTCTATTTAGAGTAACATGGGAACAACTCTACTGCCAATTCACGCAATATAGAATTGAATATTATCAGTCAAGCATAGCATTTGTACAACTAAACTTAACGTCAAGAAATCACAAGTCAGTATTTAACAAAGAACTTTATTCTTAAATGCAAGACATTTGCAATACATACATCAAAATACtgacaatcaaattaaattgtggACTGAAATGAAATGTTGGCCTCTGTTCACTTCAATAGAGGTACATAAAAAAGCTCAATATTGCAACTCAATACATCTAACAATGACATATCACATATCAAAAACACTGATCAAATAAAATTGTGGCCTCTATAAAATGACATTTTGGCAGCTGTCCCCCCTTTattaaaagtaaataaaaaatacattatttcaaGCTTACTGTGTAGTCTTTAGAGTCACGGGAAACCGTATGGAACAATAAACAAACTTCAATCATCACAACTGTAAGAGATCTGTATATCAAATGCTTTGTGACAGAAAAGCTATTTAACGTCCACTACATAAGGTCCCTCTGTTGCACACCCAACTCTATGCTCATCAAGACATTGTTTGTAGGGCAAAAGTAACCTCTCATCTTTAACAAAAAAATGGTAGATTTTCTGGAAAAAAAACTGGCATCTCACAATGgactttaacatttacatttacatttaagtcatttagcagacgctcttatccagagcgacttacaaattggtgcattcaccttatgacctccagtggaacagtagtgcatctaaatcttttcaggggagggggtgagaggggattactttatcctatcctaggtattccttaaagaggtggggtttcaggtgtctccggaaggtggtgattgactccgctgtcctggcgtcgtgagggagtttgttccaccattggggggccagagcagcgaacagttttgactgggctgagcgggaactgtgctTCCTCAGGTGTGgtaggaggcgagcaggccagaggtggatgaacgcagtgcccttgtttgggtgtagggcctgatcagagcctgaggtactgaggtgccgttcccctcacaactccgtaggcaagcaccatggtcttgtaagcggatgcgagcttcaactggaagccagtggagggagcggaggagcggggtgacgtgagagaacttgggaaggttgaacaccagacgggctgcggcgttctggatgagttgtaggggtttaatggcacaggcaggagcccagccaacagcgagttgcagtaatccagacgggagatgacaagtgcctggattaggacctgcgccgcttcctgtgtgaggcagggtcgcactctgcggatgttgtaagAGCATGAACCTgccaggaacgggccaccgccttgatgttagttgagaacgacagggtgttgtccaggatcacgccaaggttcttagcgctctgggaggaggacacaatggagttgtcaaccgtgatggcgagatcatggaacgggcagtccttccccgggaggaagagcagctccgtcttgccgaggttcagcttgaggtggtgatccgtcatccacacggatatgtctgccagacatgcagagatgcgattcgccacctggtcatcagaaggggaaaggagaagattaattgtgtgtcgtctgcatagcaatgatagggagagaccatgtgaggttatgacagagccaagtgacttggtgtatagcgagaataggagagggcctagaacagagccctggggacaccagtggtgagcacgtggtgtggagacgggttctcgccacgccacctggtaggagcgacctgtcaggtaggacgcaatccaagcgtggagcgcgccggagatgcccgctcggagagggtggagagaggaggatctgatggttcacagtatcgaaggcagccgataggtctagaacacatatgtcagagtcaaggcccgcgggccacatccggcccgcaagaaggtttttacggcccctgggatgatcttgatttattattagaaccggcccgcagcaagccggcagcccgcagatcttttacacgcaccaatactacatttcccacaatgcaaaggtgacgcaccgagcagtaggctgcttcatttcaatatttattggcacagcagtcgccagcatcacagtaaaattaactttcagatacccatcaaaaatggcaaacggaaggtggatactgagaaccggggtttcaaacaaggtgggagtcgagatatgttcacgaaggtagctggaaacctgtgtgtcttctgtgtggagaaagtgtggcggggtactgaaagagtataatctgagacgacattatgaaacgaaacacgcggacaaaaacaagaatatggacatggaacaaaggctacaaaaaggcagaggaattaaaacgaggcctcaaatctcgacaggctctgttcaaaagccaaatcacaaggccaggctgctgtcaaggccagttttattttggcagaagagatcgctaaatcagcccggccatttggaggatttcatcaaaaaactgcatgattaaagtttgtgaagtttgcccagaaaaaggcagctctttttaaatgtgagtctgagcaaaCACCATTGCcggagtagaccagttgtccatcaatctaaaagagcagcttgtgaaaaagggaaaagatttttattgcatattccttgctgtggatgagagcaccgacatttctgacattgcccagttgtcaattttcatccgcggagtggactccaacctaaagcgtgacagaggagtttttggctttcgtcctatgcatggcacaactacgggcatgatttgtatgaagaggtgtcaagatgtgtaaatgagatggagctgccttgggaaaaactcgtgggtttgacaaccgacggagcacctgcgatgtgtggacacaggagcggactggtggcgaagatacggaaagatgcaagaggaaaacgcgacaggtgagctgacagcttatcattgtatcatacaccaggaagcgttgtgcggtaaagccttgaaaatggagcatgtaatgagcatcatcacgcgcacagttaactttatcagagccaaaggtttgaatcaccgccagttcaaggcatttctgacggagttagaaacggagcatggtgatttgccttatcacacagaggtgcgatggctaagccagggaaaggtgcttcaaagatgtttcgagcttcgtgaggagatttgtctgttcttggacag
The sequence above is drawn from the Oncorhynchus nerka isolate Pitt River unplaced genomic scaffold, Oner_Uvic_2.0 unplaced_scaffold_5537, whole genome shotgun sequence genome and encodes:
- the LOC135566358 gene encoding LOW QUALITY PROTEIN: H-2 class I histocompatibility antigen, L-D alpha chain-like (The sequence of the model RefSeq protein was modified relative to this genomic sequence to represent the inferred CDS: inserted 1 base in 1 codon) gives rise to the protein MYRPNLMFFVLYFSLECICRSQSDIYSLNYIYTSLSKPLELPGIHEFTAMGLMNDKQIDYYDSVAKKKIPKQAWMREKLPADYWDKGTQSRESKEQWFKVNVDILIGXQMHNNTDVHILQWKHGCEIDQQSDGTLKFIKGTDQYSYDGDDFLAFDDANMQWVAAVVQAQPTKRKWDGVQILNQYTKGYLEKECVDWLSKFMKYEDKEFSRADSSPRVYVFAKKAKTAGHVRLTCMATGFYPKDVIMQIKKNGVPLTERDGVQSTGVLPNDDDTYQIRMSVQIPEADKETYECYVDHRTLKKPIVVKWGKVWLIWFSVVIDG